A region of the Lycium barbarum isolate Lr01 chromosome 1, ASM1917538v2, whole genome shotgun sequence genome:
tattttatatttcagttcaggcacccacctccgaatgcgggtattttatattcaagtccaggcacccacctccgaatacgggtatcttatattttatttcaggcgcccacctccgaatgcgggtatcttatatttcagttcaggcacccacctccgaatgcgggaattttatatttcagtgcaggcacccacctccgaatgcgggtattttatatttcagttcaggcacccacctccgaatgcgggtattttatattcaggttcaggcgcccacctccgaatgcgggtattttatatttcagttcaggcgcccacctccgaatgcgggtatcttatatttcagttcaggcgcccacctccgaatgcgggtatcttatatttcagttcaggcgctcacctccgaatgcgggtatcttatatttcagttcaggcgcccacctccgaatgcgggtattttatatttcagttcaggcgcccacctccgaatgcgggtattttatatttcagttcaggcacccacctccgaatgcgggtattttatatttcagttcaggcgcccacctccgaatgcgggtattttatatttcagttcaggcgcccacctccgaatgcgggtattttatatttcagttcaggcgcccacctccgaatgcgggtattctatatttcagttcaggcgcccacctccgaatgcgggtattttatatatcagttcaggcacccacctccgaatgcaggcacccacctccgaatgcgggtattttatatttcagttcaggcacccacctccgaatgtggattcaactttcaaaacaggggttgcaagtgtaacttctccaacctcgtcttatttacacatatatttctttattgctaacaattgtttttagctgttggcttttttgacaatatcgaagttggcatcacacatcaactcgtggaactatttcttcggcagcgaactggggcaatttgtcgggaaggataataagactttccgacacgggtcaaggatctacctcgaacactcgtctctaatcacaagtattcttttgcattccagcaattgaattctcaagtctctatcataatacccagtgttatcataattcaacactaggacaatattttgcaagattcgcgctaatcgggttcaggtgtcgtaattgttccagaactacactcgacctgattctcgtgcagcccgagatatgtaggcaactcagagaccggagttcggtcatatacttctcaagtttcctttagccgggacaaaataggctactgagtcaacgtctttgcccgacaactctttcatcattaccgggcaaagagggacaagttgttgacacccaattttgtcccgtctctcttccaaaatacctatttatgttTCTAACGTTTTatggaaattttttttttttaaaaaatatatatatatatatatattattttactataattattagccttttatcaaagccggtgtttcattattatattgtagttattaattattattattattatcatcattttttcggcatttttaccagcttacgcacacacatcatatttattttttgcataattaaataatagtattttattttactgtggattttccaaaaaatattattgcatggctattatagcatcatataatttcattacccgagtcctaataaacacatatttttgtattaggCACCCTCAGTATATCGtcaattaaaatgggtcttttattcaaatttaaaagccaaactatttcttacACTCAGTCCGCATTTGCGACTTATCagatcccaaatcaaagtccaatcaattcataaatatttcttaaccagcctatattttttaccttaatttttagatcagtccgtATTATAATTTGCTAGCCCATtctttaatacccggtctaaaaattgacccagtccatttatggactgggtccgacccatttttaagaaaataagggaaaccctaaaaagggttccccttcattttcttTTCGTCCCCGCCGCACCCCCACCTTTTCCCCCTTTTCTCTCCCTCTCCGCCGTCTTTTCCACCTCCCCATCGTCGCCTCCACCACACCACCGTCTCCCCATCCCCTTCTCTGCCACTCCCTTTCCCTTtacccctaaaccctagccgccacacacacacaccccactGTTTTTCTCcatcccacgcgtctgacacctccactacaccacgttacctctgccacctccacttcCCACTACATCACGTTATCCTCACCATCACCCCCACCTCGTTTTGTCCCCCCACGCCTGTCCGTCGTCTTCCCCAACGCTCCCCTCTTTATTTACTTTTTATATACAAAACGAAAAGGAGAATTGGGGGATATAAATAAGAGTTTTCTGTTAATTCAAGGGGGAGATTTTTTTGGGGAGAGAAGAACACGGATGATAAAGTTTGCTTAGCGGTAGAAACCTTTTAAAGATAAAAATCGAAAAACCCCAAAGAATCTGGAATTTCGTTTTCCTTTTCTGGTCACGAAATCCCCAAGAATTaaaatttccagtcactttaaagGAGAAGAACAACCTTCTTTTTTCGCTCTAAAACATTTCTTGAGTTTTCAGTTGAAAAAATACTAAATCATCTTTTGTTTTGGCCCCTTGTTACCGTTGCGGGTCTGAGTGGATTCAAGCTTAGATTTCATAGTaatcgagtgtagattcgagaccttcgcctcatttcgctgcacacAAAGCAGGTAATCATtcatttcgttttttttttttcgcatttTTGGTTGCTTGTGTCTGTTTCAGTTCGTTATCCTGTGATTCAGGCACGCCGTTTTAGTTAGTTTTGGTTTAGTAGTCAAGCCTGCTTTATACGCTGTTTTTTTTTAGATTATCTAGTCCTGTATATTGACTCAGTTTATCCCCATTCGATTAAAATGTGTTTTTTAGATGTTGTCATAGTCTAATGTATTTCAGTAAAGCATGATCTAGTCGCTAGTTCCGTTGGGTTTCAGCCAAACATGCCTTAAGAGTCTATTTTGGGTTGGTCTGCTTACGCCGAGAATAGATTATACATTGGTTTGGTTCTATGTCAGTCGTGATTCGTATGTTCTATTGTTAGAATTAATTAGTTATAAAATTTATGTGTCGTTTATTCTGAACCTGGCTGTAAAATACGTGTTAGTCCCCATTCTACCTGTCGCCTACGTAAATACTGTCAATATTGGTCTGGGTATTTATTTTGATGTCTTTATATGACTCATCAATGCATATGTGATTCATGAGTGCATCAAGGCTAGTCTGGGTCATCCGCAAGGGGTCTATGTAATTGTTCGATCTATCCTTACATGTCTGTTTTCTCTCTAAATGACAATCTGAGTTAGAACTGGCCCTGTATGGCATTGTCATTCAAATGCAGTCCCTTCCACCTGTTTCCTGATAGTTAATTTGTGTATGATATCTGAGAATGCCTAATCATGCATTTCACTGATAAATGAGTTTGTCTTAGGTCTAAGATGTTTTACAAGAACAGATGTTTTACAAGAACACTTTGGTTTTGGATTTCTGTTTCATCTTAAATGCTGTGTTGTTTTAAATTCTAAACATTTAAGATAAGACCATGTTTAATGGCATCACTGGTACCCTTCTGTGTTTACTAACCCCTGTAGTGTCGAAATGCATGCCTGTGCTTACATTACCCCCATGTCTTATTCTGTGTTGGATCTGTTAGTATATGTATGGGctctagtattttttttttttttgtttcttataCTGACTGCATAACATGGCTATATTCAAGTTTTCAAATTGGGACTTAGATGTGTATATAGGAGTTGAAAATCAGGAGACATCTATTTGACATTTAAATGTTCACAAGTGACAGTTTATGAAGTCAAACATTTTCTCTTGGTCTAATACTATCAATGAGTATGTTTAAGACATACTCAATCTTTGTTATACTTAAACCTTCAGATAATGAGTATAAGGTTCAGATTTCAACGACACACCAGAAATAGGTTCAAAACTGATTGAATGAGGTCCTTACATGAAGACGAACTTTAAATGATCAGCTGCATGCTTATTGGGATCTATGTGCCTGCAGATCTGCATTTTTTCTTGTCTATcttgttcgtaaattatgtttgcTGTCCCTTTGATGCGTCGTCCAGTGAAATTGCATTAGCAAACAACCACGGTTTTTATACGATAGGTCGAATCCTAGCTCACTTTGTTGTTGTTCGTGCGAAATAATTAAACTTGAAAGCCATGAGGTCCTAATGATGTGTTGAATCATGTACTAGCCACGCTATTAATCTTTAACCTGTCCTTCTAAAATTTTATCTGTATATGTTtgtccttattcttttgattatattctaatccttttcctttcgttcTTTGCATgatcaccgcatacgagtccgagggactcattcTTCTTCCATACTCGGTGTTGGGCCagaagcccaacgaaatctcttCCGCATCCAGCCCATTCGCAACAGCTTATAAATTTGCTGTTGGGCCGAGGCCAAACAACGAAACAGACCCAAAGCAGTTTAAATGGGCCTGAGCCCAACTATTTACGTTTCAGGAttctattttattcttatttattAATTTGTGTCGTTCTAACTAACACTTAGTGGGGTTTCAGcgttaataatgggtagttaatttaaacaAAACCGATAATtagttccataagtttcattttcttcttttatattaaagttatttgtAGTATTTATAATATTCACTCTTAGAATAATGGACTTTCAATAAGCGTAAATTGATATTTTGAGTTTAAAGGAATAATATTTTTATCTTTGGGAGTTTTAACACTACTAATGCGCAAATAAGAACCAAAGAATATTTTTAGACATCTTTTAAGGTTTTATCGAAATTATGCATAGGTTAGCCAaaaatgtagttaataaaacataatcttttttacattcttaaatcgcaaaatcaattaatatctcatcATTTGAGTTATTTTAAAATGCTGCACAGACCTGGGTTTTCTTCTatgtatatattttatgcaaatcttatttctAATAGCATTAGCATTATTACTTAAAGTCTTTGCAACGTTTATAAATCTATGGTATTCGaagttttccttttatgcaaattattatatttttctacaaatctcattctaaaatagcatttttatttaaaaaccttatcaactTCGTAAGTTTCGTTATAAATGGCagttaaaatcttcttttatgtgaattattatatttttttttacatcttATCTTAAACAATATTTTATATCTTCCTTAAATTTTCAGCAGTATTTATCAAGCTACtttctttaattttaaatattatatttacatcTTTAGccctaaattaattaacctaagtttggtcggataaccgtaagttaacggattctaaaggatgcctaaccccttccctttaggataatatagagcccttatctagaatcacattggttaagcagactattaattgaggtttagttttaactttgccttagttaaactctaggtgtcctaattcaccgttaaattaattaggtggcgactccttaaataaaacaaataggaatctccaatatgttgtactcctactttaacccggttaaaatggggtgtgacatgaTATTTGTATGAAACTATATTTGTGATGTGTATTTATTGTTCATCAACAGCTATTATCTTGTATGCCCCGATGATAATTGTTCATGGTTTTTAAAGTCCTCAAGTCTAAATGATTCAACGCTTTTCAAGATTAGAGACTTTTGTGATGTCCACGCATGCTTGTTAAAGGATAGAATTTATTCACAGGGTCAAGCAACTTCCAATGTCATTGGCGCTATTATAGTGGATAAGTATGAAGATCCAAAAACAATATACACACCAAAGGATATAGCTAGGGACATGAAGAAACAACATGGTTTAACCATGACCTACATGCAAGCTTATAGAGCAAAGGAAAAGGCAATGGTCATGTTGTGCGGCGACCCGACTGACTCATACAGTAAATTCCGGCCTAGTTATACATTTTAGAGAAAACATATCTGGGATCAGTTGTAAGTTTGAGGAAAACAGAGGAAGATCGTTTTCTTGTATACCTTTGTAGCATTGGAAGCTTGCATTAAAGGATGAGAGTATTGCAGGCCTATAGTGGTGGTTGATGGCACCAATCTTAAATCAACTTATAAAGGGACTATGCTATTAGCCTGTACATTAGATCCAGGAGGTTAGtgttttatcttcttctttttttaatgcTAAAACTGATTGTATTAGTGTATGAATACTTTATATGAAGTCAAGTATACTGAGTCCAAGAGGTTAATTTCTATTGGctataataaaattttatattttttttgtctGCAAAATATATGATTAGTATATGAATAATGTATCAATTTAAGTACATTGAATCCCAGGGGTTAAAAGCTAATAACGGATACTTAATGTATGGAAACAGGTAGTATACTGCCACTTGCATATGCCATAGTTAATTCTAAAAATGATTCATCTTGGACATAGTTATTTGAAAGGTTCAAGTATGCTTATGGTGAGAGGGAGAATATGCATTTTGTATCGGATAGGCATGTTAGTATATGGAATGCGAGTGCAGCAGTGTATTGTGGAATAATTTACTTAAGAAATGTCATAATAATGAAGAGCAGGTAAGGAAATTATACTTTGCAATGGCTAAAGCATACACCCATCAAGAGTTTAACCAATACATGGCGAGGGTAGCCAAAATAGATAAGAAGCTTAATAGATATTTGCTGGAAACTGGTTATCACAGATGGTCTCAGATAGATGCAATAGTAAAAAGAACATGGATATTGACTTCAACCATAGCTGAATCAATAAACAATGCTACTATGAGAGCTCGGGAACTGCCGGTGGCAAAATTACTAAATTTCATGAGGAAATTGGTTGAAATATGGAATGCGAAACACAACGAGGAAGCAAATAATACATTCACAGATCTTACTAAAAAGtaccaagaaaacatcaaggaTAATCGGGTATTAGCACGCCGTATGATTGTAAGATTTCTTTCTGTTGacttatctttttctttttttctgtcatatgtataatatgtgtatatatgcTATATTTTTACAGTGTAATATCTGAATTACCTGTACGAATATAATTTTAATTGCAGGTACGAGCTTCCATTGAATTCCTACATACAGTTATTGATGGTTCTAAGAGGTTCAGAGTGTGCCTTCAAGCTAGGACGTGTAGTTGTGGAAGATTTCAACTGGATGAGATACCATGTACGCATGCTATGGCAGCTATAGTGCATAGGCACCAACATGGAGAGGATTATACTTCGACGTAATACAGCAATAAGAATTTTCGGGATGCATATGCAATTCCAGTTAAGCCTTTTCCATGCGAAAGTACATGGAATTTACCAATTAATGTAAAGGAAGAGATTGTGTTGCCACCAGATTACAAAAGACCAGCTACCAAAAGAATGAAATCATTTTATGAGGGAAAATTCAAGAAATCAACAATGACGTGCAGCAGATGTAGTATAGAAGGTCACAATACGAAGACTTGTAGCAATATTCCACAGGGCAATTAATAGTCGACaatgttatgatgtgtttttcTCAAGAAACTTATTACTAAGTACAATTTTAATACTGATAATATTGAAATTTGACTATCAACATTATGTTTTTAGTTTTTGTTGGctataataaaatattattttttctctctGCAATTTGTATGATTAGTGTATGAATACTGTATGAAGTCAAATATATTGAGTCTAGGGAGGCTAGTTTTAAATCTTATATTTTCTCTGCAAAGTGTATGAT
Encoded here:
- the LOC132616414 gene encoding uncharacterized protein LOC132616414, which encodes MARVAKIDKKLNRYLLETGYHRWSQIDAIVKRTWILTSTIAESINNATMRARELPVAKLLNFMRKLVEIWNAKHNEEANNTFTDLTKKYQENIKDNRVRASIEFLHTVIDGSKRFRVCLQARTCSCGRFQLDEIPFKPFPCESTWNLPINVKEEIVLPPDYKRPATKRMKSFYEGKFKKSTMTCSRCSIEGHNTKTCSNIPQGN